The genomic DNA CGAAGACATCAAGCCGCGGCAACGCGACATTCCATCGTGGATCGAAACCGTCGATCTGTTGGTCCAACCCAACATCAACGCGCGTGGAAAACGCTCGGGGCCACCACGTGGTCGAACCGGCGGCGGACGCGGCCGGCGTCGCGACAGCGAATAATTGCTGTCAACCCTGTTTGACCTTCTTGGCGTGAAGGTCTAAAACGTGGGGCAGGCGTGGGAATCGCCGATTTGCTTTCAGATGGTGACCCTTGCGATGGGGAACCGTGAAATTGGTCAGGCCTTAACTGGAGCAGCCATAAGCGGGGTACCTTTGTGCAGGGGTTGCCATCCGGAAGCAAATCGAAGCGACCACGCCCGTCTCGCTTCTTGCGTCTCTTCAACAGCTCTGCACCGCGCGGCCCTTTCGGATGTCCGATACTCCCTCGACCGATGCGAAACATGTCGATGATGACAAGTACATCGTCGTCGCCCGCCGCTATCGCCCGCTGCAATTCGATCAACTGGTCGGCCAGGAGAACGCAACGCGGGCGTTGATGAACGCCATCGAAACCGGTCGCGTCGGCCACGCGTACCTGTTCACTGGGGCTCGCGGAGTCGGCAAGACCAGCACCGCTCGGATCTTCGCCAAAGCGTTGAATGCTCCCGAGGGACCGACCGCCACTCCCGATAATTCGTCCGATATCTGCCAAGCGATCGATGCTGGCGAGGATATCGACGTTCTCGAAATCGATGGTGCCAGCAATCGCGGTATCGATGAGATCCGCCAGTTGCGTGCGGGCGTTGGGATGCGTCCCAGCCGAGCTCGCTACAAGATCTACATCATCGATGAAGTTCACATGCTCACCCAGCAGGCGTTTAACGCGCTGCTGAAGACGCTCGAAGAGCCCCCCGAGCATGTGAAGTTCATCTTCTGCACCACCGATCCGGAAAAGATCCCGATCACGGTCCTCAGCCGCTGCCAGCGGTTCGATTTCGCTCCCGTGGAAACCGAAGCGATCCTCGCCCGGCTCGACGAGATCGTGAAGGCCGAGGGATGCGAAGCCGATCAGGACGCGCTGCGTTTGTTGGCTCGGCGTGCCGCCGGGTCGATGCGCGACAGCCAATCTCTGTTGGAACAGGTGCTCAGCTTTGCGACCGGTCGGATTACCGTCGACCAAGTCCATTCGATGTTGGGTACCGCCGACGACACTCGGTTGGCCGCTCTGGCGGTTGGGCTGATCGATCGCGATCCGGCAGCCGTTTTGAAGATGGTCGACGATGCTGTGATGGGAGGCATCGATGCCGGGCAGTTGGCCGAACAGCTGTTGGGCTATTTCCGCGACCTGATGACGGCGACGGTCGGTTGCGGTGTCGACATGCTTCGGCACGCCGCCCCCGCCTCGTACGACGACCTCGCCGCGCAAGGCAAGCAGTTGGGGATCCACACGATTTTGGTGATCGTGGGGATCATCGATCAAGCGATTTCGCGAATGCGCCAAAGTGTCCACAGTCGCGTTTTGCTGGAAGCCGCACTGGTGCAGATCTGCCGCTTGGCCGACCTGCAGGCGATCTCGGACGTCGTCGCCGGCTTGGGCCAAGTCCCCGCTGGTGGATCGGCAGCGAAGCCCGCCGCGGCAGCTGCTGGCGAAAAAAAAAACATTGAACCAGTCGCCAACCGACAGCTAGCATCCGCCACGCCGCCGGCTGAAGCTGCCAAACCAGCCGCCGTCGCCCCTTCGCCGACGCCAGCTCACGTCGCGCCATCGCCAGCCCCCGTCGCGCCGGCGCAAGTTGCTGCAACGCCAGCCCCCGCGGTTGCCCCAACGCCGGCTCCTGCGGCCGCTTCGCCCCCCTCGCGGCCTCAGCCCGTCGCGTCGGCTCCAGCCGCCCCCGCTGCAGCGGTAGCGGCTCCTGCGGCCGTTGCCACGGCGCCGGCTGCCAGTCCGGCTGCTCAGCCCGCGCAGAGCCCCCAGAATGCGACGGCGAGTCCCCCGGCGATCAAGCCGCTGCCGAGTGGCAGTTGGGATGCCGAA from Rosistilla oblonga includes the following:
- the dnaX gene encoding DNA polymerase III subunit gamma/tau, with translation MSDTPSTDAKHVDDDKYIVVARRYRPLQFDQLVGQENATRALMNAIETGRVGHAYLFTGARGVGKTSTARIFAKALNAPEGPTATPDNSSDICQAIDAGEDIDVLEIDGASNRGIDEIRQLRAGVGMRPSRARYKIYIIDEVHMLTQQAFNALLKTLEEPPEHVKFIFCTTDPEKIPITVLSRCQRFDFAPVETEAILARLDEIVKAEGCEADQDALRLLARRAAGSMRDSQSLLEQVLSFATGRITVDQVHSMLGTADDTRLAALAVGLIDRDPAAVLKMVDDAVMGGIDAGQLAEQLLGYFRDLMTATVGCGVDMLRHAAPASYDDLAAQGKQLGIHTILVIVGIIDQAISRMRQSVHSRVLLEAALVQICRLADLQAISDVVAGLGQVPAGGSAAKPAAAAAGEKKNIEPVANRQLASATPPAEAAKPAAVAPSPTPAHVAPSPAPVAPAQVAATPAPAVAPTPAPAAASPPSRPQPVASAPAAPAAAVAAPAAVATAPAASPAAQPAQSPQNATASPPAIKPLPSGSWDAERVKAVWRGAIESLDDMTANYAKNAQRVEPMGEGCIRVIFSSARSLDKASCEKPERRSKLEGALAAVAGRHVQYECVLVEAPPTQKPVRRALTSADRARRQREVENEPIIMKMMELFDAEVVKVIPPKEE